The following are from one region of the Melaminivora suipulveris genome:
- a CDS encoding LysR family transcriptional regulator, with protein sequence MDWDNLRYFLELARTGTLAAAARRTGVEHTTVARRIQALEKQMGAPLFARDAAGHRLTEAGRQLLPAVEAMEAAVLGVERASPANAAASGPAGLVRVGVTEGFGTLILAPHLAQLTRRHPHLSIDLLAVPRMLHLSRREADIVISLERPKRGSVLVTKLADYTLHLYGQREYLARRPLVARREDLRHHDFVSYVDDLLFTKELQFIDQLWPPERFALRSTSVTAQYEAVRAGAGLAVLPAFLADRDPTLARVLPGEARFVRTFWMSMPAEYKHLARTQAVWASLKDIGQREAARLMPQ encoded by the coding sequence ATGGATTGGGACAACCTGCGTTACTTCCTGGAGCTGGCCCGCACCGGCACGCTGGCCGCCGCAGCGCGCCGCACCGGGGTGGAACACACCACCGTCGCCCGGCGCATCCAGGCGCTGGAAAAGCAGATGGGCGCGCCCCTGTTCGCGCGCGATGCGGCCGGCCACCGCCTGACTGAAGCCGGCCGCCAGCTGCTGCCGGCCGTGGAGGCCATGGAGGCCGCCGTACTGGGCGTGGAGCGCGCATCGCCCGCCAACGCCGCCGCCAGCGGCCCGGCGGGCCTGGTGCGCGTGGGCGTGACTGAAGGGTTTGGCACGCTGATCCTGGCGCCGCACCTGGCGCAGCTCACGCGCCGGCACCCGCACCTGTCCATCGACCTGCTGGCCGTGCCGCGCATGCTGCACCTGTCGCGGCGCGAGGCGGACATCGTCATCTCGCTGGAGCGGCCCAAGCGCGGCTCGGTGCTGGTCACCAAATTGGCCGACTACACGCTGCACCTGTACGGCCAGCGCGAATACCTGGCGCGCCGCCCCCTGGTGGCGCGGCGCGAGGACCTGCGCCACCACGATTTCGTCAGCTACGTGGACGACCTGCTGTTCACCAAGGAGCTGCAGTTCATCGACCAGCTCTGGCCGCCCGAGCGCTTTGCCCTGCGCAGCACCAGCGTCACCGCGCAGTACGAGGCCGTGCGCGCCGGCGCCGGCCTGGCCGTGCTGCCGGCCTTTCTGGCCGACCGCGACCCGACACTGGCGCGTGTGCTGCCGGGCGAGGCGCGCTTCGTGCGCACCTTCTGGATGAGCATGCCGGCCGAGTACAAGCACCTGGCACGCACGCAGGCCGTGTGGGCGTCGCTGAAGGACATCGGTCAGCGCGAGGCGGCGCGCCTGATGCCCCAGTGA
- the sstT gene encoding serine/threonine transporter SstT: MIFSPLLRVLQRTSLVAQIAVALAAGVALALLLPGATPYVAFLGTLFIAALKAVAPVLVLVLVMAAISNHVPGEATGIRPVLLLYVVGTLSAAVVGVTASLWWPSTLVLHAAPQIDAAPPGAVSEVLLNVATSIVDNPVHALLQANYIGILAWAVGLGLALRHASAGTRAVLHDGAQAITAIIQAVIRCAPLGIFGLVASTFAEAGEQALRGYGHLLAVLVGCMLFVALVVNPLIVWLCIRRNPYPLVLTCLRESGVTAFFTRSSAANIPINLALAERLGLKEETYSIAIPLGATINMAGAAITISVLTLAAAHTLGVQVQMGTALLLCVVASVCATGASGVAGGSLLLIPLACSLFGIGNDVAMQVVAVGFIIGIVQDSAETALNSSTDVLFTAAAGMAQERRAAGAVSS, encoded by the coding sequence ATGATTTTTTCGCCCCTGCTGCGCGTGCTGCAGCGCACCAGTCTGGTCGCGCAGATCGCTGTTGCCCTGGCTGCCGGCGTCGCGCTAGCGCTGCTGTTGCCCGGCGCCACGCCCTACGTGGCCTTTCTTGGCACGCTGTTCATCGCGGCGCTGAAGGCCGTCGCGCCGGTGCTGGTGCTGGTGCTGGTCATGGCCGCCATCAGCAACCACGTGCCGGGCGAAGCCACGGGCATTCGCCCGGTGCTGCTGCTGTACGTCGTCGGCACGCTGTCGGCGGCGGTGGTGGGCGTGACGGCCAGCCTGTGGTGGCCCAGCACGCTGGTGCTGCACGCCGCGCCGCAGATCGACGCGGCGCCGCCCGGTGCGGTGAGCGAGGTGCTGCTGAACGTGGCCACCAGCATCGTCGACAACCCGGTGCATGCCCTTTTGCAAGCCAACTACATCGGCATCCTGGCCTGGGCCGTGGGGCTGGGCCTGGCGCTGCGCCACGCTTCGGCCGGCACGCGTGCCGTGCTGCACGACGGCGCGCAAGCCATCACCGCCATCATCCAGGCCGTCATCCGCTGCGCGCCGCTGGGCATCTTCGGCCTGGTGGCCAGTACCTTCGCCGAGGCCGGCGAGCAGGCGCTGCGCGGCTACGGCCACCTGCTGGCGGTGCTGGTGGGCTGCATGCTGTTCGTGGCGCTGGTGGTCAATCCGCTGATCGTCTGGCTGTGCATCCGGCGCAACCCGTATCCGCTGGTCCTGACCTGCCTGCGCGAGAGCGGCGTGACGGCGTTCTTCACGCGCAGCTCGGCTGCCAACATCCCCATCAACCTGGCGCTGGCCGAGCGCCTGGGCTTGAAGGAGGAGACCTACAGCATCGCCATCCCGCTGGGCGCAACCATCAACATGGCCGGCGCCGCCATCACCATCAGCGTGCTGACGCTGGCCGCCGCGCACACGCTGGGCGTCCAGGTGCAGATGGGCACGGCGCTGCTGCTGTGCGTGGTGGCCTCGGTGTGCGCCACGGGCGCGTCGGGCGTGGCCGGAGGCTCGCTGCTGCTGATTCCGCTGGCGTGCAGCCTGTTCGGCATCGGCAACGACGTGGCCATGCAGGTCGTCGCCGTGGGTTTCATCATCGGCATCGTGCAGGACTCGGCCGAGACGGCGCTGAACTCGTCCACCGACGTGCTGTTCACTGCCGCCGCCGGGATGGCGCAGGAGCGGCGCGCGGCAGGCGCAGTTTCAAGCTGA
- the rlmB gene encoding 23S rRNA (guanosine(2251)-2'-O)-methyltransferase RlmB, translating to MSSPKVLFGFHAVGVRLKTAPQSIIEIYYEPTRRDARMRQFLERAREAGARLIEADGLRLAKLAGSHGHQGVAARVQMVEQSHSLDDLLDALEEQGVKSPLLLVLDGVTDPHNLGACLRVADGAGAHAVIAPKDHAVGVNATVAKVASGAAETVPYFMVTNLARTLNELKERGIWIIGTSDDAEGTLYQADLKGPVALVLGAEGPGMRQLTRKTCDALVRIPMQGAVESLNVSVASAVCLYEALRQRQP from the coding sequence ATGTCCAGCCCCAAAGTCCTGTTCGGCTTCCATGCCGTGGGCGTGCGCCTGAAAACCGCGCCGCAATCCATCATCGAGATCTACTACGAGCCCACCCGGCGCGATGCGCGCATGCGCCAATTCCTGGAGCGCGCGCGCGAAGCCGGCGCGCGCCTGATCGAAGCCGACGGCCTGCGCCTGGCCAAGCTTGCGGGCAGCCACGGTCACCAGGGCGTGGCCGCGCGGGTGCAGATGGTCGAGCAGTCGCATTCGCTGGACGATCTGCTGGACGCGCTGGAAGAGCAGGGCGTCAAATCTCCACTGCTGCTGGTGCTGGACGGCGTGACCGATCCGCACAACCTGGGTGCCTGCCTGCGCGTGGCCGATGGCGCCGGCGCGCACGCCGTGATCGCGCCCAAGGACCACGCCGTCGGCGTCAACGCCACGGTGGCCAAGGTCGCCAGCGGCGCGGCCGAGACGGTGCCCTACTTCATGGTCACCAACCTGGCGCGCACCTTGAACGAGCTCAAGGAGCGCGGCATCTGGATCATCGGCACCAGCGACGATGCCGAGGGCACGCTGTACCAGGCCGACCTGAAAGGCCCGGTGGCGCTGGTGCTCGGCGCTGAAGGTCCCGGCATGCGCCAGCTCACCAGGAAAACCTGCGACGCGCTGGTGCGCATCCCCATGCAGGGCGCGGTGGAGAGCCTGAACGTCTCCGTGGCCAGCGCCGTGTGCCTGTACGAAGCCCTGCGCCAGCGCCAGCCATGA
- a CDS encoding SIR2 family NAD-dependent protein deacylase, giving the protein MSVLQELQAVRDWIAQAQRIAVLTGAGMSAESGVPTFRDAQTGYWAQFNPQDMASERGFRAAPQRVWDWYAHRRGGIAAVQPNAGHIALAEFAQAHPGRLTVITQNVDGLHQRAGSAGVLCLHGDLMQDRWLEAPRACCRLENAEPGSPPRCRSCGNLVRPGVVWFGENLPVDVLEAAEQAAQAAELMLVVGTAGAVYPAAGLAHQARQAGARVVVINPAASELDSAAHIVLRGTAAQLLPMLLQGGAVATKDKP; this is encoded by the coding sequence ATGAGCGTGTTGCAGGAACTCCAGGCCGTGCGCGACTGGATCGCCCAGGCCCAGCGCATCGCCGTGCTGACCGGCGCCGGCATGAGCGCCGAATCCGGCGTGCCCACCTTCCGCGATGCGCAAACCGGCTACTGGGCGCAGTTCAACCCGCAGGACATGGCCAGCGAGCGCGGCTTTCGCGCCGCGCCGCAGCGCGTGTGGGACTGGTATGCCCACCGCCGGGGCGGCATCGCTGCCGTGCAGCCCAACGCCGGGCACATCGCGCTGGCCGAGTTCGCCCAGGCCCATCCGGGCCGGCTCACCGTCATCACGCAAAACGTCGACGGCCTGCACCAGCGCGCCGGCAGCGCCGGCGTGCTGTGCCTGCACGGCGACCTGATGCAGGATCGCTGGCTGGAGGCGCCGCGCGCCTGTTGCCGGCTGGAGAACGCCGAGCCCGGCAGCCCGCCGCGCTGCCGCAGCTGCGGCAACCTGGTGCGCCCCGGCGTGGTCTGGTTCGGCGAGAACCTGCCGGTGGACGTTCTGGAAGCGGCCGAGCAGGCGGCGCAGGCGGCCGAGCTGATGCTGGTCGTCGGCACGGCAGGCGCCGTCTATCCAGCCGCCGGCCTGGCGCACCAGGCGCGCCAGGCCGGCGCGCGCGTGGTCGTCATCAACCCGGCCGCCAGCGAGCTCGACAGCGCGGCGCACATCGTGCTGCGCGGCACGGCGGCGCAGCTGCTGCCGATGCTGCTGCAGGGCGGCGCCGTCGCAACGAAGGACAAGCCATGA
- a CDS encoding fumarylacetoacetate hydrolase family protein, whose product MKLIRHGAPGHERAGIVDAHGTLRDVSMLVPDIGPAQLAPRTLAALATIDATRLPELAPGTRLGCPVSGVGKIVCVGLNYADHAREAGLALPAEPVLFMKAASSLCGPHDQVRIPPGARKVDWEVELGLVIGTRMQSVLEADALAHVAGYVLANDVSERAWQMERGGQWDKGKGADTFAPVGPWLVTADELPDPNAIDLWLEVNGQRMQSGNTSDFIFGVPTVLAYISQFMTLEPGDLVLTGTPAGVGLGQKPEPRFLRAGDEMRLGASGLGEQHLVCVAG is encoded by the coding sequence ATGAAACTGATCCGCCACGGCGCGCCCGGCCACGAGCGCGCCGGCATCGTGGACGCGCACGGCACGCTGCGCGACGTCTCCATGCTGGTGCCCGACATCGGCCCGGCGCAACTGGCGCCGCGCACGCTGGCCGCCCTGGCGACCATCGACGCCACACGCCTGCCCGAGCTTGCACCCGGCACACGCCTGGGCTGCCCGGTGAGCGGCGTGGGCAAGATCGTCTGCGTCGGCCTGAACTACGCCGACCACGCGCGCGAGGCGGGTCTGGCGCTGCCGGCCGAGCCGGTGCTGTTCATGAAGGCCGCGAGCAGCCTGTGCGGCCCGCACGACCAGGTGCGCATCCCGCCCGGCGCACGAAAGGTCGACTGGGAGGTGGAGTTGGGGCTGGTCATCGGCACGCGCATGCAGAGCGTGCTCGAGGCCGACGCGCTGGCGCATGTCGCCGGCTATGTGCTGGCCAACGACGTGTCCGAGCGCGCCTGGCAGATGGAGCGCGGCGGGCAGTGGGACAAGGGCAAGGGCGCGGACACCTTCGCGCCGGTGGGCCCGTGGCTGGTCACCGCAGACGAGCTGCCCGACCCGAACGCCATCGACCTGTGGCTGGAGGTCAATGGACAGCGCATGCAAAGCGGCAACACGAGCGACTTCATCTTCGGCGTGCCCACCGTGCTGGCCTACATCAGCCAGTTCATGACGCTGGAGCCGGGCGATCTGGTGCTCACCGGCACGCCCGCCGGCGTCGGCCTGGGGCAAAAGCCCGAGCCGCGCTTTCTGCGCGCGGGCGACGAGATGCGCCTGGGCGCCAGCGGCCTGGGCGAGCAGCATCTGGTTTGCGTAGCGGGCTGA
- a CDS encoding SMR family transporter — MHPYALLAISIASEVVATAALKSSAGFTRLAPSALAVLGYGLAFYCLSRVLEHMSTGVVYAIWSGLGIVLISLVGWLMYGQKLDAAAMAGMGLIVAGVLVLQLFSKSTGH, encoded by the coding sequence ATGCACCCCTACGCGTTGCTCGCCATTTCCATCGCCTCCGAAGTGGTCGCCACCGCGGCGCTCAAGTCCTCGGCCGGCTTCACGCGCCTGGCGCCCAGCGCGCTCGCGGTGCTGGGCTATGGGCTGGCGTTCTATTGCCTGTCGCGCGTGCTCGAACACATGTCCACCGGCGTGGTGTACGCCATCTGGTCGGGCCTGGGCATCGTGCTGATTTCGCTGGTCGGCTGGCTGATGTACGGCCAGAAGCTCGACGCCGCGGCCATGGCCGGCATGGGCCTGATCGTGGCCGGCGTGCTGGTGCTGCAGCTTTTTTCCAAGTCCACGGGCCACTGA
- a CDS encoding NnrS family protein, which produces MHPRPAVNQPLPFPQRSAPAREAAPALQGMPLLRLGFRPFYLGAALLACVSVPLWVLAFLGHVPLTLSVPPLLWHAHEMLFGFAVGVIVGFLLTAVKAWTGLPTPRGAALGALALLWLAARLAAFVAPYAVYAALDMLLLPAVALVLLRVLFQARNKRNVPLISLLVLMAAANGVFHLSVMQVLQVPALSALYAELALVLMVITVITGRVVPLFTKNVTPGLVMNVPRKFELVLLVVTAAALLLWVFVPGPLAALAAACAAVLHAVRLALWKPWVTLRRPILWILHASYAWMPIGFALLAAALAGWLPQTLAIHALAVGVVGGLIIGMLTRTARGHTGRPLQASRAEVLAYAFVMLAAVLRVLVPAVQPQWYVGALHGAACLWALAFGIYMVIYTPWLTRTRLDGKDG; this is translated from the coding sequence ATGCATCCCCGACCTGCCGTGAACCAGCCCTTGCCTTTTCCCCAGCGTTCCGCCCCGGCCCGCGAGGCCGCGCCCGCCCTGCAGGGCATGCCGCTGCTGCGCCTGGGTTTTCGGCCGTTCTACCTGGGCGCGGCGCTGCTGGCCTGCGTCTCGGTGCCGCTATGGGTGCTGGCGTTTCTGGGCCATGTACCGCTCACGCTGTCGGTGCCGCCGCTGCTATGGCACGCACACGAGATGCTGTTCGGCTTTGCCGTGGGCGTCATCGTCGGCTTTCTGCTGACGGCCGTGAAGGCCTGGACAGGTCTGCCCACGCCGCGCGGCGCAGCGCTTGGAGCGCTCGCCCTGTTGTGGCTGGCGGCGCGGCTGGCGGCTTTCGTTGCGCCCTATGCGGTCTATGCCGCGCTGGACATGCTGCTGCTGCCCGCCGTCGCGCTGGTATTGCTGCGCGTACTGTTTCAGGCCAGGAACAAGCGCAACGTCCCCTTGATCTCGCTGCTGGTGCTGATGGCCGCCGCCAACGGTGTGTTTCACCTGTCGGTCATGCAGGTGCTGCAGGTGCCCGCGCTGTCCGCGCTGTACGCCGAGCTGGCGCTGGTGCTGATGGTGATCACCGTGATCACCGGGCGCGTGGTGCCGCTGTTCACCAAGAACGTGACGCCGGGCCTGGTCATGAACGTCCCGCGCAAGTTCGAGCTGGTGCTGCTGGTTGTCACCGCCGCCGCACTGCTGTTGTGGGTCTTTGTGCCGGGCCCGCTGGCGGCGCTGGCCGCTGCCTGCGCGGCTGTGCTGCACGCCGTGCGCCTGGCACTGTGGAAACCCTGGGTCACGCTGCGCCGGCCCATCCTGTGGATCCTGCACGCCTCCTACGCCTGGATGCCCATCGGCTTTGCGCTGCTGGCCGCGGCGCTGGCGGGCTGGCTGCCGCAGACGCTGGCCATCCACGCGCTGGCCGTGGGCGTCGTGGGCGGGCTGATCATCGGCATGCTCACGCGCACTGCGCGCGGCCACACCGGGCGCCCGCTGCAGGCCTCGCGCGCCGAAGTGCTGGCCTATGCCTTTGTGATGCTGGCCGCCGTGCTGCGCGTGCTGGTGCCCGCCGTGCAGCCGCAATGGTACGTGGGCGCGCTGCACGGTGCGGCCTGCCTGTGGGCGCTGGCGTTTGGCATCTACATGGTTATCTACACGCCCTGGCTCACGCGCACGCGTCTGGACGGCAAGGACGGCTGA
- a CDS encoding DUF2249 domain-containing protein, which translates to MSTTTATEIDVRTIPPYERHATIFGQFDDLEVGQALVIVNDHDPVPLRRQFDSRSPGQFQWSYLQAGPQLWRVQIDKVAGQADSGGGCCSGGACG; encoded by the coding sequence ATGAGCACCACCACCGCGACCGAAATCGACGTGCGCACCATCCCGCCCTATGAGCGCCATGCCACGATCTTTGGCCAGTTCGACGACCTCGAAGTCGGCCAGGCGCTGGTCATCGTCAACGACCACGACCCCGTGCCGCTACGCCGCCAGTTCGATTCGCGCTCGCCGGGGCAATTCCAGTGGAGCTACCTGCAGGCCGGCCCGCAGCTGTGGCGCGTGCAGATCGACAAGGTGGCCGGCCAGGCAGATTCGGGCGGCGGCTGCTGCTCGGGCGGCGCCTGCGGCTGA
- the sufT gene encoding putative Fe-S cluster assembly protein SufT has protein sequence MTYRRHREDVLVRRTVGVETIPSGMPVELEAGQLAQITQALGGSFTLLVEGQLMRLKGQDADAIGKEPPQAISAPQDLHIDDLEPLIWETLRTCYDPEIPVNIVDLGLVYELRFEPLQEADKVRVVIDMTLTAPGCGMGEAIADEVCDKVLALPRVGEITVNLVFNPPWDRSRMSEAAQLALGL, from the coding sequence ATGACTTACCGCCGCCACCGCGAGGACGTTCTGGTGCGCCGCACCGTGGGCGTGGAGACCATTCCCAGCGGCATGCCCGTCGAGCTGGAAGCCGGCCAGCTGGCGCAGATCACGCAGGCGCTGGGCGGCTCGTTCACGCTGCTGGTCGAGGGCCAGCTCATGCGCCTCAAAGGCCAGGATGCCGACGCCATCGGCAAGGAGCCGCCACAGGCCATCAGCGCGCCGCAGGATCTGCACATCGACGACCTGGAGCCGCTGATCTGGGAGACGCTGCGCACCTGCTACGACCCGGAGATCCCCGTCAACATCGTCGATCTGGGCCTGGTCTACGAGCTCAGGTTCGAGCCGCTGCAGGAGGCCGACAAGGTGCGCGTCGTCATCGACATGACGCTCACCGCCCCCGGCTGCGGCATGGGCGAGGCGATTGCCGACGAGGTGTGCGACAAGGTGCTGGCCCTGCCACGCGTGGGAGAGATTACGGTGAACCTGGTGTTCAACCCACCCTGGGACCGCTCGCGCATGTCGGAGGCGGCGCAGCTGGCGCTCGGGCTGTAG
- the sufU gene encoding Fe-S cluster assembly sulfur transfer protein SufU, with translation MNDAMNELYQDVVLEHKRAPRNFGHLAAPTHQAQGTNPSCGDRIAVELQLQGDKVQDIRFSGQGCAICMASTSMMTEAVKGQDIAAAQALQQHFRAVLTGEETPEDAPLGKLISLAGVRQYPSRIKCALLGWHALMHAIAQHGAAGGDGAVQAAAHDGATLQTTEAP, from the coding sequence ATGAACGACGCCATGAACGAGCTTTATCAGGACGTCGTGCTGGAGCACAAGCGCGCGCCGCGCAACTTCGGCCACCTGGCTGCGCCCACGCACCAAGCGCAGGGCACCAACCCGTCGTGCGGCGACCGCATCGCCGTGGAGCTGCAACTGCAGGGCGACAAGGTGCAGGACATCCGCTTTTCCGGTCAGGGCTGCGCCATCTGCATGGCCTCGACTTCGATGATGACCGAGGCCGTCAAGGGCCAGGACATCGCCGCCGCGCAGGCCCTGCAACAGCACTTTCGCGCCGTGCTGACGGGCGAGGAAACGCCGGAGGATGCGCCCCTGGGCAAGCTCATCAGCCTGGCCGGCGTGCGCCAATACCCCAGCCGCATCAAATGCGCGCTGCTTGGCTGGCATGCGCTGATGCATGCCATCGCCCAGCACGGTGCAGCGGGCGGCGATGGCGCGGTGCAGGCCGCCGCGCACGACGGCGCCACCTTGCAAACCACGGAGGCGCCATGA
- a CDS encoding aminotransferase class V-fold PLP-dependent enzyme, whose translation MEALRADFPILTQSINGHPLAYLDNAATTQVPRQVLEAMREFEECERANIHRGVHSLSQRATDAYDAARATLKAFIGATGEHELIFTSGTTEALNTVAQGLWAAGPAEAWLRAGDRIIVSGLEHHANLVPWQNAARMSGAELVILTPDAEGRLHEAGLATLLAQGGARVFAVTACANATGERPPYEALLTLAKQAGALTVLDAAQVAGHAIPNMAALDCDFLAFSGHKMHGPMGTGALVGRREALEQLYPLRLGGDMVEDVSYERAIHAGLPMRLEGGTPNVAGAVGLAAAARFIDGTGRAPIDAHLHALREQAAAGLASLPGVRVLSRASSAAALVSFTCEGVHPHDIGTLLDQAGIAVRTGYHCAQPLLDHLGVGPTTRASFALYNTADEVERLIAATARALELLR comes from the coding sequence ATGGAAGCGCTGCGCGCCGACTTTCCCATCCTCACGCAGTCCATCAACGGCCACCCGCTGGCCTATCTGGACAACGCGGCGACGACGCAGGTGCCGCGCCAGGTGCTGGAGGCCATGCGCGAGTTCGAGGAATGCGAGCGCGCCAACATTCACCGCGGCGTGCACAGCTTGAGCCAGCGCGCCACCGACGCCTACGATGCCGCGCGCGCCACGCTTAAAGCCTTCATCGGCGCAACCGGCGAGCACGAGCTCATCTTCACCAGCGGCACGACCGAGGCGCTGAACACCGTCGCGCAGGGGCTGTGGGCTGCCGGGCCTGCCGAGGCCTGGCTGCGCGCAGGCGACCGCATCATCGTCAGCGGGCTGGAGCACCACGCCAACCTGGTGCCGTGGCAGAACGCCGCGCGCATGAGTGGTGCGGAGCTGGTCATATTGACGCCCGACGCCGAAGGCCGGCTGCACGAGGCCGGCCTGGCCACGCTGCTGGCGCAAGGCGGCGCGCGCGTGTTCGCCGTCACCGCCTGCGCCAACGCCACCGGCGAGCGGCCGCCGTATGAGGCGCTGCTGACGCTCGCCAAACAAGCCGGCGCGCTCACGGTGCTGGATGCGGCGCAGGTGGCGGGCCACGCCATTCCGAACATGGCGGCGCTCGATTGCGACTTTCTCGCCTTCTCGGGCCACAAGATGCACGGCCCCATGGGCACGGGCGCGCTGGTCGGCCGGCGCGAGGCGCTGGAGCAGCTCTACCCGCTGCGCCTGGGCGGTGACATGGTTGAGGACGTGAGCTACGAGCGCGCGATTCACGCCGGCCTGCCCATGCGGCTGGAAGGCGGCACGCCCAACGTCGCCGGCGCCGTGGGCCTGGCGGCAGCGGCGCGTTTCATCGACGGCACCGGCCGCGCCCCCATCGACGCGCACCTGCACGCGCTGCGCGAGCAGGCCGCTGCGGGCTTGGCCAGCCTGCCCGGTGTGCGCGTGCTCAGCCGCGCCAGCAGCGCGGCGGCGCTGGTGTCCTTCACCTGCGAAGGCGTGCATCCGCACGACATCGGCACCCTGCTCGACCAGGCCGGCATCGCGGTGCGCACCGGTTACCACTGCGCACAGCCGCTGCTGGACCACCTGGGTGTGGGGCCGACCACGCGCGCCTCCTTTGCCCTGTACAACACCGCGGACGAGGTAGAGCGCCTGATCGCCGCCACCGCCCGCGCGCTGGAGCTGCTGCGATGA
- a CDS encoding SufD family Fe-S cluster assembly protein, whose amino-acid sequence MPTSAQQERQAARAQLDGHGWISRRSEAFRHLPPPAAEQWLAEADGIESGAGWSWDTPAAAALTVERLDALNASERAQLLAGLPHPAGDDAAPFAWAHRALCREGLRVSVRAAESGAPVPLHLHHQSRQAAEAPLLVLRVEAGAHCVLLETHDFAEQAAQNLQVHLQLDPGARLVHLRVAEAGPQQRIAHHLHATLGEGAHYAQATAALAGDYHLQRNSVTLHGAGAQAHVASLLLAGGAARQVDQQAWTRLDAPHTASTVETLALAQHGAHAVASAHARIAPGADEANVRQHLAGVPLAGNPRLILRPHLEILHDKVQAAHGATWGALPEDALFYARQRGLDEASARALIIDGMARALLERTLSGEAGGSDMLERWLDSGWLTRAIATHLQAAPTKAEHG is encoded by the coding sequence ATGCCCACTTCCGCACAGCAAGAACGCCAGGCCGCACGCGCGCAGCTGGACGGCCACGGCTGGATCAGCCGCCGCAGCGAGGCCTTTCGCCACCTGCCGCCGCCGGCCGCCGAGCAGTGGCTGGCCGAGGCCGATGGCATCGAGTCGGGCGCCGGCTGGAGCTGGGATACGCCTGCTGCCGCCGCGTTGACCGTGGAGCGCCTGGACGCACTGAACGCCAGCGAGCGCGCGCAGCTGCTCGCGGGCCTGCCGCACCCGGCCGGCGACGACGCCGCGCCCTTTGCCTGGGCGCACCGCGCACTGTGCCGCGAAGGACTGCGCGTGTCGGTGCGCGCTGCCGAATCCGGCGCCCCCGTGCCGCTGCACCTGCACCACCAAAGCCGGCAAGCCGCCGAAGCGCCCCTGCTGGTGCTGCGGGTGGAAGCCGGCGCGCATTGCGTGCTGCTGGAGACGCATGACTTTGCCGAGCAGGCCGCGCAAAACCTGCAGGTGCACCTGCAGCTTGACCCCGGCGCGCGCCTTGTGCACCTGCGCGTGGCCGAGGCCGGGCCGCAACAGCGCATCGCCCACCACCTGCACGCCACGCTGGGCGAAGGCGCGCACTACGCCCAGGCCACGGCCGCGCTGGCCGGCGACTACCACCTGCAGCGCAACAGCGTCACCCTGCATGGCGCAGGCGCGCAGGCGCATGTCGCCAGCCTGCTGCTGGCCGGCGGCGCGGCGCGCCAGGTCGACCAGCAAGCCTGGACGCGGCTGGACGCACCGCACACGGCAAGCACGGTGGAGACCTTGGCCCTGGCGCAGCACGGCGCGCACGCGGTGGCGAGCGCGCACGCGCGCATAGCCCCCGGCGCCGACGAGGCCAACGTGCGGCAACACCTGGCCGGCGTTCCGTTGGCCGGCAACCCGCGCCTCATCCTGCGGCCGCATCTGGAAATCCTGCACGACAAGGTGCAGGCAGCGCACGGCGCCACGTGGGGCGCGCTGCCCGAGGACGCCTTGTTCTACGCACGCCAGCGCGGGCTGGACGAGGCCAGCGCCCGCGCTCTCATCATCGACGGCATGGCCCGCGCCCTGCTGGAGCGCACGCTGAGCGGCGAGGCCGGCGGCAGCGACATGCTGGAGCGCTGGCTGGATTCGGGCTGGCTGACGCGCGCCATCGCCACGCATCTGCAGGCCGCACCCACGAAGGCCGAGCATGGGTAA